The Terriglobales bacterium DNA window ACATTTGCTCGAGACGGAAAGCGCATCGCTGTCGTCGATCGCAAATACATTGGCGGAAGGTGTCCGAATATCGCCTGCCTAGCAAAAACATCATCCACAGTGCCAAGGCCGCGTTGGACTTTCGCCGACGCAAGGAATTTGGCATCGCCGATCAAGGCTATGGGATTGTCATGGCAACAAGGTCCGTTATCACCGGGAACAATCGGGAGGTTTCTCGTGCCTGAACAGCTGCCCAAGAGATTGTTGTACGCCGAGCCCTTGCGTCGGCGGATACGCGTGCGCTTCGGCGGCACCTGGATCGTCGACAG harbors:
- a CDS encoding DUF427 domain-containing protein gives rise to the protein MNSKQKTSSAQAPNKTQPEEFDWVILGGGTGSTIAAWTFARDGKRIAVVDRKYIGGRCPNIACLAKTSSTVPRPRWTFADARNLASPIKAMGLSWQQGPLSPGTIGRFLVPEQLPKRLLYAEPLRRRIRVRFGGTWIVDSENVLLLFEPGHYPIAYFPETDVSPNARHRA